From a single Alkalihalophilus pseudofirmus genomic region:
- a CDS encoding threonine/serine exporter family protein, whose amino-acid sequence MNADRMMDICMLAGEIMLTYGAETYRVEETLERMAKSAGFKNVHSFVTTTGIFLSFDVEGNDVMQMIRVDDRMQDLNKVSLVNQLSREFVSGLLDGDEAYKKLEEIAKAPMNYSPWLLHIASGVAGGAFSYLFGGNLFDTIPAFIAGFAASFSVVALQEYMKVKFFAEFMSAFLGGAVAILLVLLGLGENLDQVIIGTLMPLVPGVPLTNAVRDLMSGDLIAGVSRGAEAVITALSIATGIALAIALLL is encoded by the coding sequence ATGAATGCAGATCGGATGATGGACATTTGTATGCTCGCTGGAGAAATCATGCTGACTTACGGTGCAGAAACATACCGTGTAGAAGAGACGCTTGAGCGTATGGCTAAGTCTGCCGGGTTTAAAAATGTGCATAGCTTTGTCACCACGACAGGAATTTTTCTTTCGTTTGATGTAGAAGGCAATGATGTCATGCAGATGATCCGTGTCGATGATCGGATGCAGGATTTAAATAAGGTTTCTCTTGTTAACCAATTATCGAGGGAGTTCGTAAGCGGCCTATTGGACGGGGATGAGGCATATAAAAAATTAGAGGAAATTGCTAAAGCCCCGATGAATTATTCTCCATGGCTTCTACATATTGCTTCAGGTGTAGCAGGAGGGGCTTTTTCGTATTTATTCGGCGGGAACTTATTTGATACGATTCCAGCCTTTATTGCAGGCTTTGCGGCTAGCTTTAGTGTAGTAGCATTACAGGAGTATATGAAGGTCAAATTTTTTGCTGAATTTATGTCTGCATTTTTGGGAGGCGCAGTAGCTATTCTTCTAGTGTTGCTTGGCTTAGGTGAAAACTTAGACCAAGTGATTATTGGAACGTTAATGCCGCTTGTCCCAGGTGTTCCTCTTACAAATGCTGTGCGTGATTTGATGTCTGGAGATTTAATAGCCGGAGTCAGCCGCGGAGCAGAGGCTGTGATTACAGCATTATCAATAGCAACAGGCATTGCATTAGCTATAGCCTTGCTGTTATAA
- the spoIIE gene encoding stage II sporulation protein E — MIRKAAKEMIEPARSVMVHERLISFTSGMLTKAGKTTQAIFYQWGLLVAVVGFLLGRAMILSELTPFVLPFLAAVYMLKREKAGIAALALMAGALTSYHGSIAFVIVAIFLYVLMQKVVGRYVDKTTKALPYTVFAASMTARLGLVFILEGTITNYALMMATVEAGLSFILTMIFLQSVPLVTSRKVKQPLRNEEIVCLIILLASVMTGTVGWVIYDVTVEHVLARYLVLIFAFVGGAAIGSTVGVVTGLILSLASVASLYQMSLLAFSGLLGGLLKDGKKIGVGIGLLVGTLLIGLYGEGGTNLGVTLLESLAAIAIFMLTPRDLIGKLARYIPGTTEYSKEQQQYLRKIRDVTAGRVEQFSTLFQTLSQSFQTSPDTDIPEDAEREVDYFLSNVTEKTCQTCFKKEKCWVQNFSSTYESMQKLMKETEERGEVTSQLLLSEWKKQCIKPEKVIQAIEHEHGHFQANQKLKRQVLESRKLVADQLLGVSRVMGDFAKEIQKEKQAHHHQEEQMLEALRGVGLEVGHIDIYNLEKGNIEIEMSISFDQGHGQAEKIIAPMLSDLLKETIVVKAEQASYYPNGYSHISFSSAKKFVIETGIANVAKGGAYVSGDSYSTIELGAGKYAIAISDGMGNGERAHLESNETLQLLQKVLQSGIEETVAIKSVNSVLSLRTTDEIFSTLDLAMIDLQDATARFLKIGSIPSFIKRGDKVIKIEASNLPMGIIQEFDVDVVSEQLKPGDLLIMMSDGIFEAPKHVENKEMWVRRMINELDTTDPQQVADVMLEKVIRSGRGMIEDDMTIIVAEVKRNTPKWAAIPLYKSPKLLRKRA, encoded by the coding sequence ATGATAAGGAAGGCGGCTAAAGAAATGATTGAACCTGCTCGCAGTGTAATGGTTCACGAAAGATTAATCAGTTTTACGAGTGGAATGCTCACAAAAGCCGGCAAGACGACGCAAGCGATTTTTTACCAATGGGGCCTGCTCGTTGCGGTTGTAGGTTTTTTACTTGGACGAGCCATGATTTTATCTGAACTGACACCGTTTGTTCTTCCGTTTTTAGCTGCTGTATATATGTTGAAACGAGAGAAGGCGGGTATCGCTGCTCTAGCATTAATGGCTGGGGCGCTAACGAGTTACCATGGCAGCATTGCCTTTGTCATCGTAGCGATCTTCTTATATGTTCTGATGCAAAAAGTGGTTGGGAGGTATGTAGATAAAACGACAAAAGCTTTGCCGTATACGGTGTTTGCAGCAAGTATGACAGCGAGGCTGGGTTTAGTGTTTATCTTAGAAGGAACGATTACTAATTATGCTCTTATGATGGCAACAGTTGAAGCTGGGCTCAGTTTTATTCTTACTATGATTTTCCTGCAAAGTGTACCTCTAGTCACATCAAGAAAAGTGAAGCAGCCGCTTCGAAATGAAGAGATTGTCTGTTTAATTATCTTATTAGCATCTGTTATGACAGGGACGGTTGGCTGGGTCATTTATGATGTAACAGTGGAACATGTATTAGCTCGCTATCTTGTGTTAATTTTTGCTTTTGTAGGTGGTGCAGCAATTGGGTCGACTGTTGGTGTCGTAACAGGTTTAATATTAAGCCTCGCTAGTGTGGCAAGCTTGTATCAAATGAGCTTACTTGCATTTTCTGGCTTGCTTGGCGGGTTATTAAAAGACGGCAAAAAGATTGGAGTCGGTATAGGGTTATTAGTTGGTACCTTATTAATTGGACTATACGGAGAAGGGGGTACGAATCTAGGAGTCACTTTGCTCGAATCTCTTGCCGCAATTGCAATATTTATGCTCACACCAAGAGATCTTATCGGCAAGCTGGCGAGATATATTCCAGGCACAACTGAGTACTCCAAAGAGCAGCAGCAATATTTGCGAAAAATTAGAGATGTAACAGCAGGCAGAGTGGAACAGTTCTCTACACTTTTTCAAACACTATCACAAAGCTTCCAAACTTCACCTGATACGGATATTCCAGAAGATGCAGAGAGGGAGGTTGACTACTTCTTAAGTAATGTAACAGAAAAAACATGTCAAACATGCTTCAAAAAAGAAAAGTGCTGGGTGCAGAACTTCTCTTCCACTTATGAGTCTATGCAAAAGCTTATGAAAGAAACCGAGGAGCGTGGTGAAGTGACAAGTCAGCTGCTTTTATCAGAATGGAAAAAGCAGTGCATCAAACCAGAGAAGGTCATTCAAGCCATTGAACATGAACATGGTCACTTCCAAGCGAATCAAAAGTTAAAAAGACAAGTACTTGAGAGCCGTAAGCTAGTAGCAGACCAACTGTTAGGCGTCTCGAGAGTTATGGGTGATTTTGCAAAAGAAATTCAAAAGGAAAAGCAGGCCCATCATCATCAAGAAGAGCAAATGCTAGAAGCACTAAGAGGGGTCGGCCTCGAAGTTGGCCATATTGATATCTATAATCTAGAGAAAGGGAATATTGAGATTGAAATGAGCATTTCTTTTGATCAGGGACATGGACAAGCAGAGAAGATTATTGCCCCAATGCTTTCTGATCTATTAAAAGAAACGATTGTCGTAAAAGCAGAGCAGGCGTCCTATTACCCGAATGGTTATAGTCATATTTCATTTAGTTCCGCGAAAAAATTTGTCATAGAAACAGGAATTGCAAATGTAGCTAAAGGGGGAGCATACGTCTCTGGAGACAGTTATTCTACAATTGAGCTTGGCGCCGGAAAATACGCGATAGCTATTAGTGACGGAATGGGAAATGGAGAGCGTGCTCACCTAGAGAGTAATGAAACGCTTCAGTTGCTGCAGAAGGTCCTGCAATCAGGGATTGAAGAGACCGTTGCGATAAAGTCAGTGAACTCAGTTTTATCACTGAGAACAACAGATGAGATCTTTTCCACCCTCGACTTAGCTATGATTGACTTACAAGATGCTACCGCACGTTTCTTGAAAATAGGATCCATTCCAAGCTTTATTAAGAGAGGAGATAAAGTCATTAAAATTGAGGCAAGCAATCTGCCCATGGGTATTATTCAAGAGTTTGATGTGGATGTCGTAAGTGAGCAGTTAAAGCCAGGAGATCTATTAATTATGATGAGTGATGGAATATTTGAAGCGCCAAAGCATGTAGAAAACAAAGAAATGTGGGTTAGACGCATGATAAATGAGCTTGATACAACGGATCCTCAGCAAGTAGCTGATGTCATGTTAGAAAAAGTCATACGATCTGGCCGAGGGATGATTGAAGATGATATGACTATTATTGTAGCGGAAGTGAAGCGCAATACACCGAAGTGGGCAGCCATTCCGCTCTATAAGTCTCCTAAGTTATTAAGAAAGAGAGCATAA
- a CDS encoding FtsB family cell division protein, with the protein MVTKRSSTVREMDSQYIEKREQELEFQAKKRRGLIRRLSVLGIFGFILAGIASVTFYAQASTINEKQEEKQALEQELELLKAEEKRLEQEIINYNDLDYIAEIARRDYYLSKPGETLFKLPDSSAD; encoded by the coding sequence ATGGTCACAAAGCGTTCGTCAACCGTGCGAGAAATGGATTCACAGTACATTGAAAAGCGGGAGCAGGAACTTGAGTTTCAAGCAAAGAAACGCAGAGGGTTGATTCGTAGATTAAGTGTGCTGGGTATTTTCGGATTTATACTCGCTGGAATTGCATCTGTGACATTTTATGCCCAAGCATCAACCATAAATGAAAAACAAGAAGAAAAGCAGGCTCTTGAACAAGAGCTTGAGTTATTGAAAGCAGAGGAAAAGAGACTTGAACAAGAAATCATTAACTATAATGATCTGGACTATATAGCAGAGATTGCGAGAAGGGATTATTATTTGTCCAAGCCTGGGGAAACATTGTTTAAACTTCCAGATTCTTCAGCTGATTGA
- the yabQ gene encoding spore cortex biosynthesis protein YabQ yields the protein MSLTVQFYTMVSMAAMGIWLGAAIDTYGRFLRKRRSFHWLTALKDVLFWLIQGLIVFYVLLESNHGEVRFYVFLAILCGYACYKALLQNTYQRLLEVIIRLSIAFYRFVTNLFNILLIVPIKYVLKLLYTLGMMVVTAIVAIFLFIFRIIWRPLRWALRLIGKATRIDRAYKKLSPYFLKIKEYIKAMRKKKE from the coding sequence GTGAGTCTGACGGTTCAATTTTACACAATGGTATCAATGGCTGCGATGGGCATTTGGCTCGGTGCAGCGATTGATACGTATGGACGCTTCCTTCGAAAACGACGCTCCTTTCACTGGTTGACGGCCTTAAAAGATGTATTATTTTGGCTGATTCAAGGGCTGATCGTTTTTTATGTACTCCTTGAATCAAATCATGGTGAAGTCAGGTTTTATGTATTTTTAGCTATTTTATGCGGCTACGCCTGCTATAAAGCGCTGCTTCAGAACACTTATCAGCGCTTATTAGAAGTAATTATTCGTTTATCTATTGCTTTTTACCGGTTTGTCACAAATTTGTTCAATATCCTACTTATTGTTCCTATAAAGTACGTATTGAAACTGCTTTATACGTTAGGTATGATGGTAGTAACTGCTATTGTGGCTATCTTTTTATTTATCTTCAGAATCATCTGGAGGCCGTTAAGATGGGCCTTGCGTTTAATCGGAAAAGCCACACGAATAGATAGAGCTTATAAAAAACTTTCGCCTTATTTTTTGAAAATAAAGGAATATATAAAGGCGATGCGGAAAAAGAAAGAGTAA
- the hpt gene encoding hypoxanthine phosphoribosyltransferase produces MRDEIKEVLISEEEIQEKVKELGKAITEEYDGRFPLVVGVLKGAMPFMGDLTKRIDTHLEMDFMDVSSYGAGMVSSGEVKILKDLDTSVEGRDVLILEDIIDSGLTLSYLIKLFHYRKAKSVKVVTLLDKPDGRKVDLVPDMAGFTVPDAFVVGYGLDYAERYRNLPYIGVLKPEIYES; encoded by the coding sequence ATGAGGGACGAAATTAAAGAAGTATTAATCTCAGAAGAAGAAATTCAAGAAAAAGTGAAAGAGTTAGGAAAGGCGATTACAGAAGAATATGATGGTCGTTTTCCTTTAGTAGTAGGAGTTTTAAAAGGCGCAATGCCGTTTATGGGTGATTTAACAAAGCGTATAGACACACATCTTGAAATGGACTTTATGGATGTTTCAAGCTACGGTGCTGGTATGGTTTCTTCAGGTGAAGTGAAGATTCTAAAAGACTTAGATACATCTGTTGAAGGCCGTGATGTATTAATTCTTGAAGACATTATTGATAGCGGCTTAACGTTAAGCTATTTGATTAAGCTTTTCCACTACCGTAAAGCGAAGTCAGTGAAAGTAGTTACTTTACTTGATAAGCCGGACGGAAGAAAGGTTGACCTTGTTCCAGATATGGCTGGTTTTACAGTGCCAGATGCATTTGTTGTTGGATACGGGCTAGATTATGCTGAGCGTTATCGTAACCTGCCGTATATCGGTGTGTTAAAGCCAGAGATCTACGAGAGTTAA
- a CDS encoding threonine/serine exporter family protein, with protein MIVELIFCFMATVAFGVIFNVPYKVIWLGGLIGSVAWFIYSTLPNWDISVIFATAIASLVSATISHFLAKRYRVPVTTFSIPGIIPLVPGSRAYFTMLAFVDGNYIEGLQLGIETMLQAGAIAAGLVFALSVFSFGKGGIGQRYESRRS; from the coding sequence ATGATAGTAGAACTTATCTTTTGTTTTATGGCAACCGTTGCCTTTGGAGTCATCTTTAATGTTCCTTATAAAGTTATTTGGCTTGGCGGATTGATCGGATCTGTGGCGTGGTTTATTTATTCTACCTTACCTAACTGGGATATATCCGTAATTTTTGCAACAGCGATTGCATCACTTGTAAGTGCCACCATCTCACATTTCTTAGCCAAAAGATACCGAGTACCGGTGACCACTTTTAGTATTCCAGGAATTATACCACTCGTACCGGGAAGCCGAGCTTATTTTACCATGCTTGCTTTTGTGGATGGAAATTACATCGAGGGACTTCAGCTTGGAATTGAAACGATGCTCCAAGCAGGGGCGATTGCTGCAGGTCTTGTGTTTGCGTTGTCGGTTTTCTCATTTGGTAAAGGGGGTATAGGGCAGCGGTATGAATCAAGACGTTCATGA
- a CDS encoding vWA domain-containing protein, with protein MSRGTLKQILLLTDGHSNQGEDPVAIAALAKEQGITVNVIGVVDENHLNKQGIDEIEAIALAGGGVSQIVYAKQLAKTVQMVTRKAMTQTLHGVVNKELQQILGKDQEMEDLSPEKRGQVMEVVDELGETIHLDVLILVDTSASMNNKLPMVQEALTDLSISLTSRMGENRFALYAFPGKRREVDRLLDWTPQLQSLTGVFHKLSSGGITPTGPALQAALQKFSKGGSRRSLMAGDEEQLFRESGI; from the coding sequence TTGAGTAGAGGTACGTTAAAGCAAATTTTATTGTTAACAGATGGTCACTCAAATCAAGGAGAAGATCCAGTTGCTATTGCGGCGCTTGCTAAAGAGCAAGGTATTACGGTGAATGTAATTGGGGTAGTAGATGAGAATCATTTAAATAAACAAGGAATTGATGAAATTGAAGCAATTGCCCTGGCGGGTGGCGGGGTCAGCCAAATTGTCTATGCAAAGCAGCTCGCAAAAACCGTCCAGATGGTGACTAGAAAAGCGATGACTCAAACCTTACACGGGGTAGTAAATAAAGAGCTGCAGCAGATTTTAGGTAAAGACCAAGAAATGGAAGATCTCTCTCCCGAAAAAAGAGGTCAAGTAATGGAAGTGGTAGATGAATTAGGAGAAACCATTCATCTGGATGTTCTTATTTTAGTAGATACGAGTGCAAGTATGAATAATAAACTGCCAATGGTTCAAGAGGCTTTAACAGATCTTTCTATCAGCCTCACATCACGTATGGGTGAAAATCGATTTGCACTTTATGCATTTCCCGGGAAAAGACGTGAGGTTGACCGTTTACTAGATTGGACACCTCAGCTTCAGTCTCTTACTGGTGTATTCCATAAACTATCATCAGGCGGTATTACGCCTACAGGTCCAGCATTGCAAGCAGCATTGCAAAAGTTTTCAAAAGGCGGTTCAAGAAGGAGTTTGATGGCTGGTGATGAAGAACAGCTCTTCAGAGAATCTGGCATATAA
- a CDS encoding RNA-binding S4 domain-containing protein: MRLDKFLKVSRLIKRRTLAKEVCDQGRISINGQQAKAGSNVKAGDELVVRFGQKLVTVEINEVKETSRKEEAGSMYTIVKEESLKDNHSL; the protein is encoded by the coding sequence ATGAGACTAGATAAATTTTTGAAAGTATCTCGTTTAATTAAACGACGCACACTAGCTAAAGAAGTATGTGACCAAGGCCGAATCAGCATAAATGGCCAGCAAGCGAAAGCAGGGTCAAATGTGAAGGCTGGAGATGAACTGGTAGTTAGGTTCGGTCAGAAGCTAGTAACGGTAGAAATTAATGAAGTTAAAGAAACGAGCCGTAAAGAAGAGGCAGGTTCCATGTATACGATAGTAAAAGAAGAATCTTTAAAAGATAATCACTCACTGTAA
- the tilS gene encoding tRNA lysidine(34) synthetase TilS has translation MNQDVHDFIIKHKLLNEVQTVFVAVSGGPDSMALLHYLIKRREMYGIEVEAVHVNHQLRGAESVDDEQYVRNFCTEHNIPLHTKKMDVQTFAAQNKMGTQKAASELRYHWFDEWLENRPHSCIATAHHGDDQTETILMTMVRGGNLLVPSGINVKRILQNGFVIRPFLGITKEEIEHYCKREGITPRIDSSNHSMKYTRNRYRQQIMPFIKSENPSVHIHMQRFQEWQRDDQSYLMELAEEAFKSIVVKKSEQSITISIEATERLRFPLQRRVIHLILRYLYGKNSPSSTSIHIEQIIRLLNRQEPSKELHLANGLFVYLSYDCCHFTLKPQIKEEQPLVPLTVPGKTDTAAGTFTSYYLETSDIPEDQKHMLHLDADKVVFPLSIRGVLPGDRISLRGMSGTKKVNRLYIDRKVDSAVRKVWPLLVDGSGELLWVPLLHRSKSAVITDQTKRVLVLVFVPCISI, from the coding sequence ATGAATCAAGACGTTCATGATTTTATTATAAAACATAAACTATTAAATGAAGTACAAACCGTTTTTGTTGCCGTGTCCGGAGGTCCTGATTCTATGGCACTTCTCCATTACTTAATAAAACGGCGTGAGATGTACGGGATAGAAGTTGAGGCTGTCCATGTTAATCATCAACTGAGGGGCGCTGAATCAGTTGATGACGAGCAGTACGTGCGAAATTTTTGCACAGAGCATAACATTCCTTTACATACTAAGAAAATGGATGTACAAACATTCGCTGCACAAAACAAAATGGGGACGCAAAAAGCAGCCAGCGAACTAAGGTATCATTGGTTTGATGAATGGTTAGAAAATCGCCCGCATTCATGTATAGCTACCGCTCATCATGGTGATGATCAAACGGAAACGATCTTAATGACTATGGTGCGGGGAGGAAACTTGCTTGTCCCGTCAGGAATTAATGTGAAGAGAATTCTTCAAAACGGGTTTGTAATTCGCCCGTTTTTGGGAATAACAAAAGAAGAAATCGAGCATTATTGTAAGAGGGAAGGAATCACCCCGCGTATAGATTCGAGCAATCATTCAATGAAGTACACAAGAAATCGGTACAGACAACAGATTATGCCCTTTATTAAGTCCGAAAACCCATCTGTGCACATTCATATGCAACGTTTTCAAGAGTGGCAGCGTGATGATCAGAGCTATTTAATGGAGTTAGCAGAAGAGGCATTTAAGTCAATTGTTGTCAAAAAAAGTGAACAATCCATTACAATTTCGATTGAAGCAACAGAACGTCTGCGCTTCCCTTTACAAAGAAGGGTGATTCATCTAATATTAAGGTATCTTTACGGGAAAAATTCACCATCTAGTACATCTATACATATCGAGCAGATTATCCGCTTGCTCAACAGGCAGGAACCGTCTAAAGAACTTCATTTAGCAAACGGTCTTTTTGTATACCTTAGCTATGACTGCTGCCACTTTACCCTAAAGCCGCAAATAAAAGAAGAACAACCTCTTGTTCCTCTAACGGTGCCGGGAAAAACAGATACTGCTGCCGGAACATTCACTTCCTATTATCTAGAGACTTCGGACATACCTGAAGATCAAAAGCATATGCTTCACTTAGATGCTGATAAGGTAGTATTCCCTCTTTCTATTAGAGGTGTACTGCCGGGTGATCGAATCTCACTTAGAGGAATGTCTGGCACGAAAAAAGTAAACCGGCTGTATATAGACCGGAAAGTGGATTCTGCGGTAAGAAAGGTATGGCCTTTGCTAGTCGATGGAAGCGGGGAATTATTATGGGTTCCTCTTTTGCATCGATCAAAAAGTGCAGTCATCACGGATCAGACGAAGCGTGTACTTGTATTAGTATTTGTACCATGTATTAGTATTTGA
- the yabP gene encoding sporulation protein YabP, whose protein sequence is MTEQYEFGTPMGRERKNNDHDITLRGRKQLDITGVKQVESFDNEEFLLETVMGFLSVRGRNLHMKNLNVELGLVSIEGKIDDFVYLDQSQQDKSKGFFGKLFK, encoded by the coding sequence ATGACGGAACAATATGAGTTTGGAACTCCAATGGGGCGGGAAAGAAAGAATAATGATCATGATATTACCCTGCGCGGGAGAAAACAATTAGATATTACTGGTGTAAAACAAGTAGAGAGCTTTGATAATGAAGAGTTTCTGTTGGAAACAGTAATGGGATTTTTATCAGTTAGAGGGCGTAATCTTCATATGAAAAACCTTAATGTTGAACTCGGTCTTGTGTCCATCGAAGGGAAAATTGATGACTTTGTCTATCTTGATCAGAGCCAGCAAGATAAATCCAAAGGGTTCTTTGGGAAGCTATTCAAGTGA
- a CDS encoding S1 domain-containing RNA-binding protein, which translates to MSIEVGSKLQGKVTGITNFGAFVELPGGSTGLVHISEVADNYVKDINEFLKVGEEVTVKVVNVEKDGKIGLSIRKAKDRPEGSERPARPSRPSPSGRPPRPQGGGRGPQGGNRGPRTNSRPAPSFEDKMSRFLKDSEERLSTIKRQTESKRGGRGARRG; encoded by the coding sequence ATGTCAATTGAAGTAGGCAGCAAGTTGCAGGGTAAGGTTACTGGAATTACAAATTTTGGAGCGTTTGTTGAGTTACCGGGTGGTTCTACCGGCCTTGTACACATCAGTGAAGTTGCTGATAATTACGTTAAGGATATTAATGAGTTTTTAAAGGTTGGAGAAGAAGTTACAGTTAAGGTTGTAAATGTGGAGAAGGATGGAAAGATCGGTTTATCCATTCGTAAAGCAAAAGACCGTCCGGAAGGTTCCGAAAGACCTGCACGTCCTAGTCGTCCAAGCCCATCAGGACGTCCGCCGCGTCCGCAAGGCGGCGGAAGAGGTCCACAAGGTGGAAATCGCGGTCCTCGGACAAACAGCAGACCAGCACCATCATTTGAAGATAAAATGAGTCGTTTCTTAAAAGATAGTGAGGAGCGTCTTTCAACCATCAAGCGTCAAACGGAGTCTAAGCGTGGCGGTCGTGGCGCTCGCCGTGGTTAA
- a CDS encoding protein kinase domain-containing protein: MMKNSSSENLAYKLTAGTRLLGKWHQERYKIVRSLGSGATGKVYLAESVHGLVALKVGIDNMAITSEVNVLKHFEKVQGQTLGPSLLDVDDAVVGGVTLPFYAMEYLDGQELITYLSNKGAEWFGLLIIQLLGDLDKLHQAGWAFGDLKPDNLLVVGPPARIRWLDVGGTTLLGRSIKEYTEFYDRGYWGCGTRVAEPSYDLFSVAMIMINCAYPKRFDKKGDKPIVLLKEKVDQSSYLGPYQHVIYKALQGKYAHAADMRKDMVEAVSNASSYKAPKQKTAVRSKAKSRSRQKPVKKQVKMQKQKKKKPSYFVEIFLVCSFILLAYILYLFGQMM; encoded by the coding sequence GTGATGAAGAACAGCTCTTCAGAGAATCTGGCATATAAGCTGACTGCCGGGACAAGGCTGCTTGGTAAATGGCATCAAGAACGGTACAAGATCGTACGTTCTCTCGGGTCTGGAGCGACTGGGAAAGTATATCTGGCCGAATCGGTTCACGGGCTGGTAGCTCTTAAAGTAGGAATTGATAACATGGCTATTACATCAGAGGTAAATGTATTAAAGCACTTTGAGAAGGTCCAAGGACAAACGCTTGGACCTTCTTTACTAGATGTAGATGATGCAGTAGTGGGCGGGGTGACCCTTCCTTTTTATGCGATGGAATACTTAGACGGCCAGGAGCTGATTACGTATTTATCCAATAAAGGGGCAGAATGGTTCGGTCTCTTAATCATTCAGCTGTTAGGAGATTTAGATAAGCTCCACCAAGCTGGATGGGCCTTTGGAGATTTAAAACCTGATAATTTACTAGTAGTAGGCCCGCCTGCTCGTATACGGTGGCTTGATGTCGGGGGTACAACCTTACTCGGCCGTTCAATCAAAGAATACACAGAGTTTTATGACCGTGGGTATTGGGGATGCGGGACAAGAGTAGCTGAGCCGAGCTATGATCTTTTTAGTGTGGCTATGATTATGATAAACTGCGCCTATCCTAAGCGATTTGATAAAAAAGGCGATAAGCCGATTGTTTTGTTAAAAGAAAAGGTCGATCAAAGCAGCTATTTAGGCCCGTATCAACATGTCATTTATAAAGCATTGCAGGGTAAATACGCTCATGCAGCCGACATGAGAAAAGATATGGTTGAAGCTGTATCAAATGCTTCTTCTTATAAGGCACCAAAACAAAAAACGGCTGTTCGGAGTAAAGCTAAATCAAGAAGTAGACAAAAGCCGGTCAAAAAACAGGTGAAGATGCAAAAACAGAAAAAGAAAAAACCATCTTACTTTGTTGAAATCTTCCTCGTCTGCTCTTTTATTCTTTTAGCATATATCCTATACTTATTTGGACAAATGATGTAG